The DNA segment ATCATCAAGGCCCAACTCTAGTTATCCCCAAACGGGGTCAGACCCCGTTTATGATATACTTGTTGAAGCTTCACACAGGCAAACTCATTTGAGCTAATTCGTTGACGACAGGCTTAGAACCGCATTTGGCCGTGGCCAAGGCGCGAGAGCCTCGCAGTCTGCCGACGCTCGTCTGGACTCGTGGACTTCTACGTTTCTGGCGACACGTCTTGGTCCATTTGGGCCGGACTCGATTAATTGTTCGTCAAATGAGTGACTTGTTGTGAAGCTTTTGTTTTTGCGCGATGAATAATTGCACAATACCCATGTCTAGATAACGGTTCTGTACTTCTACGGGCAGGTAACGGAAATCTTTCACAACGCCGCGACACGCCGGCGCTCCGCAGGTGCAGGTGAGTGTCCAATAATTCTCCTGCATGGTGGTGGAGTAGTCAAAGAAGATTTGCTCTCCTGGCAGGATGTCTGCGATGGCTACAAGAAATCGGTCGTCCATTACGCCGGCGTTTGGGGCGCACGAGTGGTTGGTGAGAACACCTGGCTCCACGAGATCGAGGTAGTCGTCCACGTTCAGTTGGATAGAGCGGCCGGACTCGTCGAAGATCGTT comes from the Candidatus Uhrbacteria bacterium genome and includes:
- a CDS encoding SET domain-containing protein; amino-acid sequence: MTQKFHIQDTGSMGRGLFATALISQGEKILEFTGSHVSFLETIFDESGRSIQLNVDDYLDLVEPGVLTNHSCAPNAGVMDDRFLVAIADILPGEQIFFDYSTTMQENYWTLTCTCGAPACRGVVKDFRYLPVEVQNRYLDMGIVQLFIAQKQKLHNKSLI